Proteins encoded in a region of the Tubulanus polymorphus chromosome 10, tnTubPoly1.2, whole genome shotgun sequence genome:
- the LOC141911509 gene encoding uncharacterized protein LOC141911509 isoform X1: MDPKSGDIFRDSLQVFTSGLYDLTGSLNREFKMADADGSHGENLKHWKSRDSLDLLDDVADPSDGPSDTEGIYSDFKHRKAVTSSGYFSDWDTSFSEGDDDDDDDDDDEEDGEEPDFPDLETKLWFNSMKGLGGGSATIDGATNSMSASKLTPTLAIESFRASFILGGDGDGDQEVDLDAILGELCALETELKTQKSEINKSMQIPSVVPPPPVDDLAEQRQHDIDAYCNNQLEMGGQLPPAMTADGISSSSSSSRTRRTSGQQSGSGVTMERRMSALDDALEQMTMLGLNMVKGEQTVVTDDVAATPPAPPAQFTNIDSSMNKSHRDSVVDRDSAFMENESLRSSESFLSVNTTGSSSSSGAGGVSGPADGLVGGGATNSHLSSEYHSMESATFTAEEGRSSLTAQLNTLEEILEQENLSPVEHAAKMKAEKIRIAMEKMKESNFRKLFVRAYTPDGSSKSILVDETMTVRKVWQILTDKNHWKPNVNLAVIEQLPALYMERILEDSDSIVDVMLTWTKDTSNKVLFTEKPIKYNVFQNPERYLLGESYSERGSALDDHSRRKLVDEFFAVNQIPEVEGMLYLKAEGKKAWKKIYCVLRASGIYCNPKGKSKSLKDLTSLVQLDMVEVYHGVGWKKKYKAPTDYCFALKHPKIQKKAIKYIKYLCAEDKSTYLQWMTGIRIAKLGQKLYQNYKDLCSDVALWESNVLPSIGQLASDRLTMLCVATPPKTTPTPAATKPESGRRGSLPSSTVNKVEQTPSRPVQRRASVATHDVGSSRRTGSTSSGGAACARSMSFAHAGDVNRNSVCGGSSTDSSNSADSYSQGGGAVSRKLSCDAYDPDSPRHNVDEVYSTLTRRVERVDYDSSNYGTITKRNLAERDAGSDYGTVTRRNLAERDASSDYGTITRHSRVGSESNFSLRSSMRGGVRAKANLPVTTDVTKYLTLGRRGTTPPNELEPDYLLDNSDYSTNTCDQSANVIDGAHRYFAARQSSPAPPPGDFGVATNNNALSQQMTTSDSSTMTPSPPHENISEDSGIASLYDTKGAIYQQQQKQQQQQQQPMVQTHSRESSMSSQTSSIRSRPHSGSSYSSGHSAETTPPTPQTPNFTRPVAPPPAPPLPNNMRGSGSPAPSSQQQRTSMRSLNTSVENVGASSGLPFLSELVTRSSHSELGPKSLLKPPPSATGGREHRRAASHGSGGGVQQSSNHAATIHSTSDSQLSSHGTKTAGPVTSPKPRCKPPPPPRTTPVMESDYVQDVLVQAPSAVRNTAADGLPLPPAPDFDEGLCDIDSLPPPPPELLEGLPGYDATPAPPPTMMQTPPSGKKKPPPPPPKRRDSSQAPKDYV; the protein is encoded by the exons ATGGATCCGAAAAGCGGCGATATTTTTCGCGATAGTTTGCAGGTGTTTACGAGCGGGCTGTACGACCTGACCGGTAGTTTGAATCGCGagttcaagatggccgacgcCGACGGCAGCCACGGCGAGAATCTGAAACATTGGAAGTCGCGCGATAGTCTCGACTTGTTGGACGATGTCGCCGACCCGTCGGATGGCCCGTCGGACACGGAGGGGATATATTCGGATTTTAAACATCGTAAAGCGGTGACGTCGTCCGGATATTTCAGCGATTGGGATACATCGTTCTCCGAgggcgatgatgatgatgatgatgatgatgatgacgaggaGGACGGCGAGGAACCGGATTTCCCGGATTTAGAAACTAAATTGTGGTTCAACTCGATGAAG GGTCTCGGAGGCGGATCGGCGActatagatggcgccactaaCAGTATGTCTGCTAGTAAACTGACACCTACTCTGGCAATAGAGAGTTTTCGTGCATCGTTTATTCTCGGTGGTGACGGAGATG gggATCAAGAAGTAGATTTGGACGCGATTCTAGGCGAGTTGTGCGCGTTGGAGACCGAGTTGAAAACACAGAAATCGGAAATCAATAAATCGATGCAGATACCGTCTGTCGTGCCTCCCCCGCCCGTCGACGATCTCGCCGAACAGAGACAACACGACATCGACGCTTATTGCAACAATCAGTTAGAAATGGGCGGCCAGTTGCCGCCGGCGATGACGGCAGACGGaatatcgtcgtcgtcgtcgtcatcgagGACGCGGCGGACGTCGGGGCAACAATCGGGCAGCGGCGTTACTATGGAGCGTAGAATGAGCGCCCTCGACGACGCGCTTGAACAGATGACGATGTTAGGATTGAATATGGTGAAAGGAGAACAGACTGTAGTCACTGATGACG TTGCGGCGACACCACCTGCTCCCCCCGCGCAATTCACGAACATAGACTCATCGATGAATAAAAGTCACCGCGACTCGGTCGTCGATCGCGACTCGGCGTTCATGGAGAACGAATCGCTCCGTAGTTCGGAGTCGTTCCTGTCGGTGAACACAACCGGGTCGAGTTCGAGTTCCGGAGCTGGAGGAGTCAGTGGACCAGCAGACGGATTAGTTGGAGGAGGAGCGACGAATAGCCATCTATCGAGCGAGTATCACAGCATGGAGAGCGCGACGTTCACCGCTGAGGAG GGTCGTAGCTCATTAACGGCACAGTTGAATACGCTCGAAGAGATTTTGGAACAAGAAAATTTAAGTCCA GTCGAACACGCAGCAAAAATGAAAGCCGAGAAAATTCGAATCgcgatggaaaaaatgaaagaatcCAATTTCAGAAAG ttattcgTAAGAGCGTACACGCCAGACGGAAGCAGTAAGAGTATTCTAGTCGATGAAACGATGACCGTGCGTAAAGTCTGGCAGATACTCACCGATAAAAATCACTGGAAACCGAATGTTAATTTAGCCGTCATCGAACAACTTCCCGCTTTATACATGG agcGCATTTTAGAAGACAGCGATTCGATCGTTGACGTCATGTTGACTTGGACTAAAGACACGTCGAACAAAGTACTATTCACGGAGAAACCGATAAAATACAACGTGTTTCAGAATCCCGAG AGATACTTGTTGGGCGAGTCGTACTCGGAACGAGGGTCGGCGCTCGACGATCACAGTCGAAGGAAACTCGTCGATGAATTTTTCGCCGTCAATCAAATACCGGAGGTGGAAGGAATGCTCTATCTGAAAGCGGAGGGCAAGAAAGCGTGGAAGAAAATATACTGCGTTCTGAGAGCTTCGGGCATCTATTGTAATCCGAAAGGCAAAAGTAAA TCTCTGAAGGATCTGACGAGTTTAGTTCAGTTGGACATGGTCGAAGTTTACCACGGCGTCGGTTGGAAGAAAAAGTACAAAGCGCCGACCGATTACTGCTTCGCGTTGAAACACccgaaaatacagaaaaaagcgatcaaatatataaaatatttgtgCGCGGAAGACAAGTCTACTTACCTACAGTGGATGACCGGTATACGTATTGCAAAG CTCGGTCAGAAACTCTACCAGAACTACAAAGATCTATGCAGCGATGTCGCGTTATGGGAGTCGAACGTTCTGCCGAGTATCGGTCAACTGGCATCCGATCGTCTGACGATGCTGTGCGTAGCGACTCCGCCGAAAACGACGCCGACGCCTGCCGCGACAAAACCGGAAAGCGGCAGACGCGGAAGTTTACCGTCGTCGACCGTCAACAAAGTCGAGCAGACGCCGTCGAGACCGGTTCAACGTCGCGCGTCTGTCGCGACTCACGACGTCGGCAGCAGCAGACGGACGGGGTCGACGTCGAGTGGCGGAGCAGCGTGCGCGCGGTCGATGAGTTTCGCGCACGCCGGTGACGTCAATCGTAATTCCGTTTGCGGCGGCTCGAGCACCGACAGTTCGAATTCAGCGGATTCGTATTCGCAAGGCGGTGGCGCTGTCAGTCGTAAATTATCGTGCGACGCGTACGACCCGGACTCGCCGCGACACAACGTCGACGAGGTCTACTCGACCTTGACCCGACGAGTCGAACGGGTCGATTACGACTCGTCGAATTACGGAACGATTACGAAACGTAATCTAGCGGAACGAGATGCCGGTAGCGATTACGGTACCGTGACGAGACGTAATCTAGCGGAGCGCGACGCGAGCAGCGATTATGGTACGATTACGCGACACAGCCGCGTCGGTAGCGAGAGTAATTTCAGCCTGCGGTCGTCGATGCGCGGAGGAGTTCGCGCCAAGGCGAATTTACCGGTGACGACCGACGTAACGAAATATCTAACGCTCGGTAGACGCGGAACTACTCCCCCGAACGAACTCGAACCGGATTATTTACTAGACAATTCCGACTATTCGACCAACACTTGTGATCAGAGCGCCAACGTGATCGACGGCGCGCATCGGTATTTCGCGGCGCGACAGAGCAGTCCGGCGCCGCCGCCCGGTGATTTCGGCGTTGCGACGAACAATAACGCGTTGTCGCAGCAGATGACGACCTCCGACTCGTCGACGATGACGCCATCGCCGCCGCACGAAAACATCTCGGAAGATTCGGGAATCGCGTCATTGTACGACACGAAGGGCGCCAtctaccagcagcagcagaaacaacaacaacagcaacaacaaccgATGGTGCAGACTCACAGTCGAGAGAGTTCGATGAGCAGCCAGACGTCGTCTATACGCAGTCGACCGCATTCCGGCTCGTCGTATTCCTCGGGACATTCGGCGGAAACAACGCCACCTACGCCGCAGACGCCGAACTTCACTCGACCGGTAGCGCCACCACCAGCGCCACCTCTGCCGAATAATATGCGCGGTAGCGGTTCACCGGCGCCATCTAGTCAACAGCAACGAACGAGCATGCGATCTTTGAATACGTCGGTTGAGAATGTGGGCGCATCGTCCGGGTTACCGTTTCTGAGCGAACTCGTCACGCGATCTAGTCATTCGGAACTCGGACCGAAATCGTTATTGAAACCGCCGCCCTCCGCCACCGGAGGGCGCGAACATCGACGCGCGGCCTCGCACGGCAGCGGCGGTGGCGTGCAACAATCGTCTAATCACGCAGCGACGATTCATTCGACTTCCGATTCGCAACTTTCCAGCCACGGTACAAAAACAGCGGGGCCGGTTACATCGCCGAAACCGCGTTGTAAACCTCCCCCTCCTCCGCGAACGACGCCGGTTATGGAATCGGACTACGTACAGGACGTGTTGGTGCAAGCTCCGTCTGCCGTACGGAATACAGCGGCAGACGGATTGCCTCTCCCGCCGGCGCCCGATTTCGACGAAGGATTATGCGACATCGATAGTTTGCCGCCGCCTCCACCAGAATTATTAGAAGGTTTACCGGGATACGACGCGACGCCGGCGCCACCACCCACGATGATGCAGACGCCGCCTAGCGGTAAAAAGAAGCCTCCGCCACCGCCGCCGAAGAGACGCGATTCTTCGCAAGCTCCGAAGGATTACgtttga
- the LOC141911509 gene encoding uncharacterized protein LOC141911509 isoform X2, translating to MDPKSGDIFRDSLQVFTSGLYDLTGSLNREFKMADADGSHGENLKHWKSRDSLDLLDDVADPSDGPSDTEGIYSDFKHRKAVTSSGYFSDWDTSFSEGDDDDDDDDDDEEDGEEPDFPDLETKLWFNSMKGLGGGSATIDGATNSMSASKLTPTLAIESFRASFILGGDGDGDQEVDLDAILGELCALETELKTQKSEINKSMQIPSVVPPPPVDDLAEQRQHDIDAYCNNQLEMGGQLPPAMTADGISSSSSSSRTRRTSGQQSGSGVTMERRMSALDDALEQMTMLGLNMVKGEQTVVTDDVAATPPAPPAQFTNIDSSMNKSHRDSVVDRDSAFMENESLRSSESFLSVNTTGSSSSSGAGGVSGPADGLVGGGATNSHLSSEYHSMESATFTAEEVEHAAKMKAEKIRIAMEKMKESNFRKLFVRAYTPDGSSKSILVDETMTVRKVWQILTDKNHWKPNVNLAVIEQLPALYMERILEDSDSIVDVMLTWTKDTSNKVLFTEKPIKYNVFQNPERYLLGESYSERGSALDDHSRRKLVDEFFAVNQIPEVEGMLYLKAEGKKAWKKIYCVLRASGIYCNPKGKSKSLKDLTSLVQLDMVEVYHGVGWKKKYKAPTDYCFALKHPKIQKKAIKYIKYLCAEDKSTYLQWMTGIRIAKLGQKLYQNYKDLCSDVALWESNVLPSIGQLASDRLTMLCVATPPKTTPTPAATKPESGRRGSLPSSTVNKVEQTPSRPVQRRASVATHDVGSSRRTGSTSSGGAACARSMSFAHAGDVNRNSVCGGSSTDSSNSADSYSQGGGAVSRKLSCDAYDPDSPRHNVDEVYSTLTRRVERVDYDSSNYGTITKRNLAERDAGSDYGTVTRRNLAERDASSDYGTITRHSRVGSESNFSLRSSMRGGVRAKANLPVTTDVTKYLTLGRRGTTPPNELEPDYLLDNSDYSTNTCDQSANVIDGAHRYFAARQSSPAPPPGDFGVATNNNALSQQMTTSDSSTMTPSPPHENISEDSGIASLYDTKGAIYQQQQKQQQQQQQPMVQTHSRESSMSSQTSSIRSRPHSGSSYSSGHSAETTPPTPQTPNFTRPVAPPPAPPLPNNMRGSGSPAPSSQQQRTSMRSLNTSVENVGASSGLPFLSELVTRSSHSELGPKSLLKPPPSATGGREHRRAASHGSGGGVQQSSNHAATIHSTSDSQLSSHGTKTAGPVTSPKPRCKPPPPPRTTPVMESDYVQDVLVQAPSAVRNTAADGLPLPPAPDFDEGLCDIDSLPPPPPELLEGLPGYDATPAPPPTMMQTPPSGKKKPPPPPPKRRDSSQAPKDYV from the exons ATGGATCCGAAAAGCGGCGATATTTTTCGCGATAGTTTGCAGGTGTTTACGAGCGGGCTGTACGACCTGACCGGTAGTTTGAATCGCGagttcaagatggccgacgcCGACGGCAGCCACGGCGAGAATCTGAAACATTGGAAGTCGCGCGATAGTCTCGACTTGTTGGACGATGTCGCCGACCCGTCGGATGGCCCGTCGGACACGGAGGGGATATATTCGGATTTTAAACATCGTAAAGCGGTGACGTCGTCCGGATATTTCAGCGATTGGGATACATCGTTCTCCGAgggcgatgatgatgatgatgatgatgatgatgacgaggaGGACGGCGAGGAACCGGATTTCCCGGATTTAGAAACTAAATTGTGGTTCAACTCGATGAAG GGTCTCGGAGGCGGATCGGCGActatagatggcgccactaaCAGTATGTCTGCTAGTAAACTGACACCTACTCTGGCAATAGAGAGTTTTCGTGCATCGTTTATTCTCGGTGGTGACGGAGATG gggATCAAGAAGTAGATTTGGACGCGATTCTAGGCGAGTTGTGCGCGTTGGAGACCGAGTTGAAAACACAGAAATCGGAAATCAATAAATCGATGCAGATACCGTCTGTCGTGCCTCCCCCGCCCGTCGACGATCTCGCCGAACAGAGACAACACGACATCGACGCTTATTGCAACAATCAGTTAGAAATGGGCGGCCAGTTGCCGCCGGCGATGACGGCAGACGGaatatcgtcgtcgtcgtcgtcatcgagGACGCGGCGGACGTCGGGGCAACAATCGGGCAGCGGCGTTACTATGGAGCGTAGAATGAGCGCCCTCGACGACGCGCTTGAACAGATGACGATGTTAGGATTGAATATGGTGAAAGGAGAACAGACTGTAGTCACTGATGACG TTGCGGCGACACCACCTGCTCCCCCCGCGCAATTCACGAACATAGACTCATCGATGAATAAAAGTCACCGCGACTCGGTCGTCGATCGCGACTCGGCGTTCATGGAGAACGAATCGCTCCGTAGTTCGGAGTCGTTCCTGTCGGTGAACACAACCGGGTCGAGTTCGAGTTCCGGAGCTGGAGGAGTCAGTGGACCAGCAGACGGATTAGTTGGAGGAGGAGCGACGAATAGCCATCTATCGAGCGAGTATCACAGCATGGAGAGCGCGACGTTCACCGCTGAGGAG GTCGAACACGCAGCAAAAATGAAAGCCGAGAAAATTCGAATCgcgatggaaaaaatgaaagaatcCAATTTCAGAAAG ttattcgTAAGAGCGTACACGCCAGACGGAAGCAGTAAGAGTATTCTAGTCGATGAAACGATGACCGTGCGTAAAGTCTGGCAGATACTCACCGATAAAAATCACTGGAAACCGAATGTTAATTTAGCCGTCATCGAACAACTTCCCGCTTTATACATGG agcGCATTTTAGAAGACAGCGATTCGATCGTTGACGTCATGTTGACTTGGACTAAAGACACGTCGAACAAAGTACTATTCACGGAGAAACCGATAAAATACAACGTGTTTCAGAATCCCGAG AGATACTTGTTGGGCGAGTCGTACTCGGAACGAGGGTCGGCGCTCGACGATCACAGTCGAAGGAAACTCGTCGATGAATTTTTCGCCGTCAATCAAATACCGGAGGTGGAAGGAATGCTCTATCTGAAAGCGGAGGGCAAGAAAGCGTGGAAGAAAATATACTGCGTTCTGAGAGCTTCGGGCATCTATTGTAATCCGAAAGGCAAAAGTAAA TCTCTGAAGGATCTGACGAGTTTAGTTCAGTTGGACATGGTCGAAGTTTACCACGGCGTCGGTTGGAAGAAAAAGTACAAAGCGCCGACCGATTACTGCTTCGCGTTGAAACACccgaaaatacagaaaaaagcgatcaaatatataaaatatttgtgCGCGGAAGACAAGTCTACTTACCTACAGTGGATGACCGGTATACGTATTGCAAAG CTCGGTCAGAAACTCTACCAGAACTACAAAGATCTATGCAGCGATGTCGCGTTATGGGAGTCGAACGTTCTGCCGAGTATCGGTCAACTGGCATCCGATCGTCTGACGATGCTGTGCGTAGCGACTCCGCCGAAAACGACGCCGACGCCTGCCGCGACAAAACCGGAAAGCGGCAGACGCGGAAGTTTACCGTCGTCGACCGTCAACAAAGTCGAGCAGACGCCGTCGAGACCGGTTCAACGTCGCGCGTCTGTCGCGACTCACGACGTCGGCAGCAGCAGACGGACGGGGTCGACGTCGAGTGGCGGAGCAGCGTGCGCGCGGTCGATGAGTTTCGCGCACGCCGGTGACGTCAATCGTAATTCCGTTTGCGGCGGCTCGAGCACCGACAGTTCGAATTCAGCGGATTCGTATTCGCAAGGCGGTGGCGCTGTCAGTCGTAAATTATCGTGCGACGCGTACGACCCGGACTCGCCGCGACACAACGTCGACGAGGTCTACTCGACCTTGACCCGACGAGTCGAACGGGTCGATTACGACTCGTCGAATTACGGAACGATTACGAAACGTAATCTAGCGGAACGAGATGCCGGTAGCGATTACGGTACCGTGACGAGACGTAATCTAGCGGAGCGCGACGCGAGCAGCGATTATGGTACGATTACGCGACACAGCCGCGTCGGTAGCGAGAGTAATTTCAGCCTGCGGTCGTCGATGCGCGGAGGAGTTCGCGCCAAGGCGAATTTACCGGTGACGACCGACGTAACGAAATATCTAACGCTCGGTAGACGCGGAACTACTCCCCCGAACGAACTCGAACCGGATTATTTACTAGACAATTCCGACTATTCGACCAACACTTGTGATCAGAGCGCCAACGTGATCGACGGCGCGCATCGGTATTTCGCGGCGCGACAGAGCAGTCCGGCGCCGCCGCCCGGTGATTTCGGCGTTGCGACGAACAATAACGCGTTGTCGCAGCAGATGACGACCTCCGACTCGTCGACGATGACGCCATCGCCGCCGCACGAAAACATCTCGGAAGATTCGGGAATCGCGTCATTGTACGACACGAAGGGCGCCAtctaccagcagcagcagaaacaacaacaacagcaacaacaaccgATGGTGCAGACTCACAGTCGAGAGAGTTCGATGAGCAGCCAGACGTCGTCTATACGCAGTCGACCGCATTCCGGCTCGTCGTATTCCTCGGGACATTCGGCGGAAACAACGCCACCTACGCCGCAGACGCCGAACTTCACTCGACCGGTAGCGCCACCACCAGCGCCACCTCTGCCGAATAATATGCGCGGTAGCGGTTCACCGGCGCCATCTAGTCAACAGCAACGAACGAGCATGCGATCTTTGAATACGTCGGTTGAGAATGTGGGCGCATCGTCCGGGTTACCGTTTCTGAGCGAACTCGTCACGCGATCTAGTCATTCGGAACTCGGACCGAAATCGTTATTGAAACCGCCGCCCTCCGCCACCGGAGGGCGCGAACATCGACGCGCGGCCTCGCACGGCAGCGGCGGTGGCGTGCAACAATCGTCTAATCACGCAGCGACGATTCATTCGACTTCCGATTCGCAACTTTCCAGCCACGGTACAAAAACAGCGGGGCCGGTTACATCGCCGAAACCGCGTTGTAAACCTCCCCCTCCTCCGCGAACGACGCCGGTTATGGAATCGGACTACGTACAGGACGTGTTGGTGCAAGCTCCGTCTGCCGTACGGAATACAGCGGCAGACGGATTGCCTCTCCCGCCGGCGCCCGATTTCGACGAAGGATTATGCGACATCGATAGTTTGCCGCCGCCTCCACCAGAATTATTAGAAGGTTTACCGGGATACGACGCGACGCCGGCGCCACCACCCACGATGATGCAGACGCCGCCTAGCGGTAAAAAGAAGCCTCCGCCACCGCCGCCGAAGAGACGCGATTCTTCGCAAGCTCCGAAGGATTACgtttga